In the genome of Leucobacter luti, one region contains:
- a CDS encoding nicotinamidase produces the protein MTRALLIVDVQNDFTEGGALGVAGGNAVAAGIAELLSGEAGGSRQSAGSHDYALVAASRDWHEGDSDNGGHFAAPGTAPDFVTTWPAHCVQGTSGAEYHVALPLDRIDVHVRKGTGEPAYSAFDGSTHDGRDLAAVLAERGIEALDVVGIATDYCVRASALDAVQAGLRVRLLSDLVAGVAPESSAAALRELATAGVEIC, from the coding sequence ATGACTCGAGCGCTGCTCATCGTTGACGTGCAGAACGACTTCACCGAGGGCGGTGCGCTCGGCGTCGCCGGAGGGAACGCTGTCGCCGCTGGTATTGCCGAATTGCTGAGCGGCGAGGCTGGCGGGTCCCGGCAGAGCGCTGGAAGCCACGACTACGCGCTCGTTGCCGCCTCGCGCGATTGGCACGAAGGCGACTCGGACAACGGCGGCCACTTCGCCGCTCCAGGCACAGCGCCCGACTTCGTCACGACATGGCCCGCGCACTGTGTCCAGGGCACCTCGGGAGCCGAGTATCACGTAGCGCTCCCGCTTGACCGGATCGACGTGCACGTGCGCAAGGGGACCGGCGAGCCGGCGTACTCCGCGTTTGACGGCAGCACTCACGACGGTCGCGATCTCGCGGCCGTGCTTGCGGAGCGCGGGATCGAGGCTCTTGACGTCGTCGGGATCGCCACAGACTATTGCGTGCGCGCCTCAGCGCTCGACGCAGTGCAGGCTGGCCTCCGCGTGAGGCTGCTCTCCGATCTTGTTGCTGGAGTGGCCCCCGAGAGCTCGGCCGCCGCGCTGCGGGAGCTTGCCACCGCGGGCGTCGAAATCTGCTGA
- a CDS encoding sodium:proton antiporter: MEVALIAVIAVVVLVGASILGSKIGVAAPLVLVVVGIGVGYLPFVPLVEIDPEVILLGVLPPLLYAAAVNVPLIDFRRNLRPVVGLSVLLVISTAVIIGFVLHLVVPAIPFPVAIALGAVISPTDAVAATSIGKRLGMPDRVVAILEGESLVNDATSLVLLKTAIAAVSGTFVFWDAAGSFAFSVTAAIIVGGLIGMVTVWMRAKLRNPVYDTMISFAVPFVSFIPAEAIGASGVLAVVVTGLYTGHHASRRFSATARMNERLNWRTVQFAMENGVFLVMGLQLHALGEHVGDSALRLEHVALISLVLVAVLIVCRAAFMVPLIASMRGSLDRYTQRSNGLSRMARSAKATNNPASPRVQRVKLLAERTRADLEHERHQRLGWRDGAVLSWSGMRGVVTLAAAQSIPVGIPYRPQIILIAFAVAVMTLLLHGLTLPLVIRKLWPNGSGAGASATELAALKSDLIEASDEAIDDALASADSEQPAPSDEIVARARANARNSLTPIMMNLAATGSLTVPSEETPGQALVRLSRVALDAQRTALLDERAIGRYSSQALRAAEIALDAHETRLIPPGVHG, from the coding sequence ATGGAAGTCGCCCTGATCGCAGTCATCGCCGTCGTCGTGCTTGTGGGGGCGTCCATCTTGGGGAGCAAGATCGGCGTCGCGGCACCGCTCGTGCTCGTGGTGGTGGGGATCGGGGTGGGGTACCTTCCGTTCGTGCCGCTCGTCGAGATCGACCCGGAAGTCATCTTGCTCGGCGTGCTGCCTCCGTTGCTCTATGCCGCAGCGGTCAACGTGCCGCTGATCGATTTTCGTCGCAATCTCCGCCCAGTCGTGGGCCTCTCGGTGCTACTGGTCATCAGTACTGCGGTCATCATCGGATTCGTGCTGCACCTCGTCGTGCCAGCGATCCCGTTCCCCGTGGCTATCGCTCTCGGTGCCGTGATCAGCCCCACTGACGCGGTCGCCGCGACCTCGATAGGTAAACGGCTCGGGATGCCGGATCGGGTCGTAGCAATTCTCGAGGGTGAGAGCCTGGTGAATGATGCGACCTCGCTCGTGCTTCTCAAGACCGCCATCGCCGCAGTCTCCGGCACCTTTGTGTTTTGGGACGCTGCCGGGTCGTTTGCATTCTCCGTCACTGCGGCGATCATCGTCGGCGGCCTGATCGGCATGGTCACGGTGTGGATGCGTGCGAAGTTGCGCAATCCCGTCTATGACACGATGATTTCGTTTGCGGTTCCCTTCGTTTCCTTCATCCCCGCCGAGGCGATCGGTGCCTCCGGGGTGCTCGCCGTCGTGGTCACAGGCTTGTACACCGGACATCACGCCTCTCGTCGATTCAGCGCGACCGCCCGAATGAACGAGCGTCTGAACTGGCGCACAGTGCAGTTCGCCATGGAAAACGGAGTGTTCCTCGTGATGGGGCTGCAACTCCACGCACTCGGAGAACACGTCGGCGACAGTGCGCTGCGCCTCGAACACGTCGCGCTGATCTCACTCGTGCTGGTGGCTGTGCTCATCGTGTGCCGCGCGGCGTTCATGGTGCCGCTCATTGCCTCAATGCGTGGCTCACTCGACCGTTACACGCAGCGCAGCAACGGACTTTCACGCATGGCTCGCAGCGCGAAAGCGACGAACAATCCCGCGTCGCCGAGAGTGCAGCGCGTCAAGCTCCTGGCCGAACGCACCCGCGCTGATCTCGAGCACGAGCGCCACCAGCGACTCGGGTGGCGTGATGGCGCCGTCCTCTCCTGGAGCGGAATGCGCGGTGTGGTGACGCTCGCCGCAGCGCAGTCGATCCCGGTGGGGATACCCTACCGTCCGCAAATCATCCTTATCGCGTTCGCGGTGGCTGTCATGACGCTCCTCTTGCACGGCCTCACACTGCCGCTCGTCATTCGAAAGCTCTGGCCCAACGGCTCGGGGGCCGGCGCAAGCGCAACTGAGCTTGCAGCACTCAAAAGCGATCTGATCGAGGCCTCAGACGAGGCAATCGATGACGCACTTGCGAGCGCAGACAGCGAACAGCCCGCCCCGTCCGACGAGATCGTTGCGCGCGCACGGGCGAACGCCCGCAACAGTCTCACCCCCATCATGATGAACCTGGCGGCTACCGGATCGCTCACCGTACCGAGCGAAGAGACACCCGGCCAGGCCCTGGTGCGGCTCAGCAGGGTGGCACTCGACGCGCAGCGCACCGCACTGCTCGATGAACGAGCGATCGGTCGCTACAGCTCACAGGCGCTGCGCGCAGCTGAGATTGCGCTTGACGCCCACGAAACGCGTCTCATCCCGCCTGGCGTGCATGGCTAG
- a CDS encoding winged helix DNA-binding domain-containing protein codes for MTSILSPDDLLRLRVHALGLGVQPGAQARGVGSGTAAARTTESGPARIAETAQRMLAVQGQDWRSARWALGVRTPGTTVADVHAAFSEARIVRSWPMRGTIHVVAAEDIGWMQTALNHRVLAGAPKRRETIGLGDATLDRIVDVSLAALRGGNALDRDGLSAVWTDAGIEWQSGWRYHVIWWLCQNGLTTFGPVHDSGEPLLVRADEWITAPRTLTGDDALGELACRYTAARGPVTEKDFAWWTGLTVREARRALALTAEAGGVVPVRLNDASGPQYWVTPETLGTILPASRPTPQLSEWLLLPAFDEHLLGYTDRAAQLDPAHFDRIVPGRNGMFLATVVSDGRVRGTWRRGQRIGSGIELTALPGERVDPSALMPELARWCEFHGFAPLTFDLQETPKPQISGT; via the coding sequence ATGACCTCGATCCTGAGCCCAGACGACCTCCTGCGGCTGCGCGTGCACGCGCTCGGCTTAGGTGTGCAGCCAGGAGCGCAGGCACGTGGAGTGGGCTCCGGAACCGCGGCGGCGCGCACAACTGAATCGGGACCAGCCAGGATCGCCGAGACAGCCCAGCGCATGCTCGCTGTGCAGGGGCAGGACTGGCGATCAGCGCGCTGGGCGCTGGGAGTGCGCACGCCCGGCACCACCGTCGCTGACGTGCACGCGGCGTTCAGCGAGGCCCGAATCGTGCGTTCGTGGCCCATGCGCGGCACGATCCACGTCGTTGCCGCGGAAGACATTGGCTGGATGCAGACGGCGTTGAACCATCGCGTGCTCGCGGGAGCGCCCAAGCGGCGGGAGACGATCGGGCTCGGTGATGCAACGCTCGACAGGATCGTGGACGTGTCGCTCGCGGCGCTGCGCGGTGGCAACGCGCTCGACCGCGACGGCTTGTCTGCCGTGTGGACGGACGCGGGGATCGAGTGGCAGTCAGGGTGGCGGTACCACGTGATCTGGTGGCTGTGTCAGAACGGTCTCACAACGTTTGGCCCCGTGCATGACTCTGGGGAACCATTGCTCGTGCGAGCAGATGAGTGGATCACCGCCCCACGCACACTGACTGGCGATGACGCGCTCGGAGAACTCGCGTGCCGGTACACGGCGGCTCGCGGTCCGGTCACCGAGAAAGATTTCGCGTGGTGGACCGGACTCACGGTACGTGAAGCGCGTCGCGCCCTGGCACTCACGGCAGAGGCTGGTGGCGTCGTACCGGTGCGCCTCAATGACGCGTCAGGCCCACAGTATTGGGTGACACCGGAGACGCTCGGTACGATCCTGCCCGCCAGCAGGCCAACCCCGCAGCTCTCCGAGTGGCTGCTACTCCCCGCCTTCGACGAGCACCTCCTGGGCTACACCGACCGCGCAGCGCAATTGGATCCCGCGCACTTCGACCGGATCGTCCCCGGCCGCAACGGCATGTTCCTCGCGACCGTGGTATCTGATGGACGGGTGCGTGGCACCTGGCGCCGCGGACAGCGTATCGGGAGCGGCATCGAGCTCACCGCACTGCCTGGCGAGCGCGTCGATCCCAGTGCGCTCATGCCAGAGCTCGCACGCTGGTGCGAATTCCACGGGTTCGCGCCGCTCACATTCGATCTCCAGGAGACTCCGAAACCCCAGATAAGTGGCACGTGA
- a CDS encoding Lrp/AsnC family transcriptional regulator, translated as MPDGSKNLRPDMDLDEVDRKIVDELQSNGRITNAELAERVGVAASTCIARVRSLVTRRIITGFTASVDPRAMGLGLQVLISVTVRSGARQRISEMSDSLRALPEVMQLFFLGGVEDFIIHLAARDSDHVRDFVMEHLSAHPAVSSTRTSIVFSHHQNPVRSA; from the coding sequence ATGCCCGATGGATCGAAGAATCTGCGCCCGGACATGGATCTTGATGAGGTGGACCGCAAGATCGTCGACGAGTTGCAGTCGAACGGCCGAATCACCAATGCCGAGCTCGCTGAGCGTGTCGGCGTGGCGGCATCGACCTGCATCGCTCGCGTGCGCAGCCTGGTGACGAGACGGATCATCACCGGGTTCACCGCCAGCGTCGATCCCCGCGCGATGGGTCTCGGCCTGCAGGTGCTCATCAGCGTGACGGTGAGATCGGGCGCGAGACAGCGGATCTCGGAGATGAGCGATTCACTCCGCGCGCTGCCTGAAGTCATGCAGCTGTTCTTCCTTGGCGGGGTCGAAGACTTCATCATCCATCTCGCGGCACGTGACTCAGACCACGTCCGCGACTTCGTGATGGAGCATCTTTCAGCGCACCCCGCAGTCTCGTCGACGCGGACGAGCATCGTGTTTAGTCACCATCAGAATCCGGTGCGCTCGGCGTAG